One Actinomycetota bacterium DNA segment encodes these proteins:
- a CDS encoding SigB/SigF/SigG family RNA polymerase sigma factor, which yields MSGDDERRLERRRYIRELFQKLRATGDPKVRDELISLNIHLVEYLARKFSNRGEPLEDLLQVGYIGLIKAIDRYDLERGVEFSTYATPTIVGELKRYFRDKGWAIRIPRRLQMRDHELNQAIDFLTQELHRSPTLQEVAGEMRLSLEEVVEILESSYAANYLSLDNIYMNSSEDHGFCLLDYLGGEDDDFSLAEDRDTLAKLLSLLTEREQKVIYMRFFRGMTQIEIANKLDISQMHVSRLLRKILEKLRGEIELEEY from the coding sequence GTGAGTGGAGACGATGAACGGCGGCTGGAACGCAGGCGGTACATCCGGGAGCTCTTTCAGAAGCTGAGGGCAACCGGCGATCCCAAAGTAAGGGACGAACTCATCTCCCTCAATATCCACCTCGTGGAATACCTCGCACGTAAGTTCTCCAACCGCGGCGAGCCATTGGAGGACCTCCTCCAGGTGGGATACATCGGGCTCATCAAGGCCATCGACCGCTACGACCTGGAGCGCGGGGTGGAGTTCAGCACCTACGCGACGCCGACCATCGTGGGGGAGCTGAAGCGCTACTTCCGGGACAAGGGGTGGGCTATCCGCATCCCCCGCCGACTGCAGATGCGCGACCACGAGCTGAACCAGGCCATCGACTTCCTCACCCAGGAGCTGCACCGCTCACCCACCCTGCAGGAGGTAGCCGGCGAGATGCGGTTGAGCCTGGAGGAGGTGGTGGAGATCCTCGAGTCCTCGTACGCCGCTAACTACCTCAGCCTGGACAATATCTACATGAACAGCTCCGAGGACCACGGCTTCTGTCTCCTGGACTACCTTGGCGGCGAGGACGACGATTTCTCCCTGGCCGAGGACCGGGATACCCTGGCCAAACTCCTCTCCTTGCTCACGGAACGGGAGCAGAAGGTGATCTACATGCGCTTCTTCCGCGGCATGACCCAGATAGAGATCGCCAACAAACTCGACATATCGCAGATGCACGTCTCGCGGTTGTTGCGCAAGATCCTCGAGAAGCTGCGGGGCGAGATAGAGCTGGAGGAATACTGA
- a CDS encoding Veg family protein, producing MVESTFLYIGAKIEVMERMKPTGIENASISDIMETMRNLVGQVVRISVKESKPKTHWEEKEGIVEGVYPTVFLFRFKNRRNVDERVAYSYVDIAIDDVKILEN from the coding sequence GTGGTAGAATCAACCTTCCTGTATATCGGAGCAAAGATCGAGGTGATGGAGAGGATGAAACCGACCGGGATCGAAAACGCGAGCATCTCAGATATAATGGAAACCATGCGTAACCTGGTGGGTCAGGTGGTGCGTATTTCCGTCAAAGAGTCCAAGCCAAAGACTCACTGGGAGGAGAAGGAGGGTATCGTCGAGGGAGTATACCCCACCGTCTTCCTCTTCCGCTTCAAGAACCGGCGCAACGTGGACGAAAGGGTGGCCTACAGTTACGTGGACATCGCCATCGACGACGTGAAGATACTCGAGAACTGA
- a CDS encoding S16 family serine protease: MAPRPPSQPEGTGSTLAKLLILLLVPTAFVMAIMPTGYLTESPGPSFDLQEDLTVKGAETYSSRGELMLTSVSLQESSLLYHLLATLGDSFEMIKVRDYLGDELNMEEQDVVDIVITFLSQDTATVVGLQEAGIAASIEMMGEFVVAVGSDYPAHGLIEPGEVIVAVNGEPLDTPERFTEVVGSTPEGETVTLQLQGMDDELVYDANEEELQGTARHSDLSDLLEDEVREVEVQPVYEPELGRAIIGVSTRDFFTYDSDVKVEWDLDTVKGPSAGLMMTLSLVNALTPEDLTHGDMIAGTGEITLAGDVGPIGGLPFKIRAAEEAGAEFFIYPEENQEDLEGFSTDLRLFPVEDLDQALEILKSLT, from the coding sequence ATGGCGCCGCGTCCGCCCTCCCAGCCCGAGGGCACCGGCAGCACCCTAGCCAAGCTCCTCATCCTCCTCCTCGTCCCCACGGCCTTTGTCATGGCCATCATGCCCACCGGATACCTCACGGAAAGCCCGGGGCCCAGCTTCGACCTGCAGGAGGACCTCACCGTGAAGGGGGCCGAGACTTACAGCTCGCGCGGGGAGTTGATGCTCACCTCGGTGTCGCTGCAGGAATCGAGCCTCTTATATCACCTGCTGGCAACCCTCGGAGACAGCTTCGAGATGATCAAGGTCCGGGACTACCTTGGCGATGAGCTGAACATGGAGGAACAGGACGTCGTGGACATCGTCATCACCTTCCTCAGCCAGGACACCGCCACGGTGGTGGGGCTGCAGGAAGCGGGCATCGCCGCCTCGATAGAGATGATGGGGGAGTTCGTGGTCGCGGTGGGATCGGACTACCCCGCGCACGGGCTGATAGAACCCGGCGAGGTGATAGTGGCGGTGAACGGTGAGCCCCTGGACACGCCGGAGCGTTTCACAGAAGTGGTCGGGTCCACTCCCGAAGGAGAGACGGTCACCCTGCAACTCCAGGGCATGGACGACGAACTCGTCTACGACGCCAACGAGGAAGAGCTTCAGGGTACGGCCAGGCACTCCGACCTCTCCGACCTCCTCGAGGACGAGGTGAGGGAGGTGGAGGTACAGCCCGTCTATGAGCCGGAGCTGGGAAGGGCGATAATCGGCGTCTCGACCCGTGACTTCTTCACCTACGATTCCGACGTGAAAGTCGAATGGGACCTGGATACGGTGAAGGGGCCGTCCGCCGGCCTGATGATGACGCTCTCGCTGGTCAATGCGCTTACCCCCGAAGACCTCACCCATGGCGACATGATCGCGGGCACAGGAGAGATCACCCTCGCGGGCGATGTGGGCCCCATCGGGGGCCTGCCCTTCAAAATCCGGGCCGCGGAGGAAGCGGGGGCGGAGTTCTTCATCTACCCGGAAGAGAACCAGGAGGACCTGGAGGGCTTCTCCACCGACCTGCGGCTTTTCCCGGTGGAGGACCTCGACCAAGCCCTGGAGATACTGAAGAGCCTGACGTGA
- a CDS encoding DUF72 domain-containing protein: MGYDRRESKGGAVIFIGTAGFSYQDWKGAFYPARQDKKYMLEYYSSRFPVVEVNSTWHTLPSPNSILSMARRTTPDFQFIIKAYKGLTHSYTDNAEDFELFREVLRPMEDHGKLACVLAQFPWGFKCSENNRDYLRLFRQRMPSQDIVVEFRNEEWICGETLELLSELRMGFCCVDEPRLKGLVKPHVILSGDIGYVRFHGRNYETWWDRGRQSWERYDYLYSEEELAEWVPGLLRLDGQAARTYAIFNNHYRGKAPRNAVMMAGMLPSERVVPLQGGEQPLGLWPEE, encoded by the coding sequence TTGGGATATGATAGACGTGAGAGCAAGGGAGGTGCGGTGATCTTCATCGGCACGGCGGGGTTCAGCTACCAGGACTGGAAGGGCGCCTTCTACCCCGCGAGGCAGGACAAGAAGTACATGCTGGAGTACTATTCCTCGCGCTTTCCAGTGGTCGAGGTGAACAGCACCTGGCACACCCTCCCTTCGCCCAACAGCATCCTCTCCATGGCCAGGCGCACCACCCCCGATTTCCAGTTCATCATCAAGGCCTACAAGGGGTTGACTCACTCCTATACGGACAACGCCGAGGATTTCGAGCTCTTCCGCGAGGTGCTGCGCCCCATGGAGGACCACGGCAAGCTGGCGTGCGTGCTGGCCCAGTTCCCCTGGGGCTTCAAATGCAGCGAGAACAACCGCGATTACCTGCGCCTGTTCCGCCAGCGTATGCCCTCCCAGGACATCGTGGTTGAGTTCCGCAACGAGGAATGGATATGTGGCGAGACCTTGGAGCTGCTGAGCGAGCTGCGCATGGGGTTCTGCTGCGTGGACGAGCCCCGCCTCAAGGGGCTGGTCAAACCGCATGTCATCCTCAGTGGCGACATAGGCTACGTGCGCTTCCACGGGCGCAATTACGAGACCTGGTGGGACCGCGGCCGCCAGTCCTGGGAGAGGTACGATTACCTCTACAGCGAGGAGGAACTCGCGGAATGGGTACCCGGCCTGCTGCGCCTGGACGGCCAGGCCGCACGCACCTACGCCATCTTCAACAACCACTACCGTGGCAAGGCCCCCCGCAACGCGGTGATGATGGCCGGAATGCTCCCCTCCGAAAGGGTGGTGCCCTTACAGGGAGGGGAGCAACCGCTGGGACTGTGGCCGGAGGAGTGA